The following are encoded together in the Desulfococcus multivorans genome:
- a CDS encoding serine protein kinase PrkA — MNKIRKALDNLNRTMSDTHPNELIPFEDFLKIMNEKPHQVIRNIFQVFYDMIRYYIEEGVDEYPGDPESIHYVYYDCNRLFVEDADHPFFADRLFANRFINHIEALRRGAQQNKIYIFDGPPGCGKSTFLNNLLKKYETYANTPEGMRYETVWRLSRKALGSYHNHNNNPMLDNLYRILSVTSPAKETLDVNNEERPNEQEEAYEEDLYAHDLQEDYIDVPCPSHEHPLLIIPKRYRRQLFDDLFENDEFKWRLFTDKAYEWVFRDKPCTICSSLYQALLGKLQSPEEVFKMVYVRPYHFNRRLGQGISVFNPGDKPMRQSTMTNPMLQRRINEILRDSNQVNYIFSRYAKTNNGIYALMDIKSHNVERLMELHNIISEGIHKVEDIEENVNSLFFALMNPEDKKNIHGLQSFSDRIEYIQILYVLDLNTEVEIYKNIFGKQIVDSFLPRVLHNFARVIISSRLNQKSEALLEWIGDPSKYRLYCDPNLHLLKMEIYTGYIPKWLSDEDRKSFTAKVRRKILAESETEGKKGFSGRDSIKIFNEFYSSSARTDKLINMSTLCNYFTKIRADLSESIPPGFLESLLRMYDYTVLHEVKESLYNYNEAQISRDIQNYLFAVNFELGVKETCPYTGEHLEITDEFLWGIENRLLGGNVSDARRKEFRSETQKIYAAKTLTQEILLEGTPIVDTQLYQDLYERYVYTLKEKVLDPFLKNENFRQAIKDYGKDAFKTYDKRIREDVTFLMNNLSKKSRYTEQGAKEVCMYVIDNNLASKFSNP, encoded by the coding sequence GAAGCCTCACCAGGTAATCCGCAATATCTTCCAGGTGTTCTACGACATGATCCGTTATTATATCGAAGAAGGGGTTGACGAATATCCCGGCGACCCGGAATCGATCCATTATGTCTACTATGACTGCAACCGCCTCTTTGTCGAGGACGCGGATCACCCGTTTTTCGCAGATCGACTGTTTGCAAATCGCTTTATCAATCATATCGAAGCATTAAGAAGAGGCGCCCAACAGAACAAAATTTACATCTTCGACGGCCCTCCCGGATGCGGCAAGAGCACCTTTCTGAACAATCTTCTCAAAAAATATGAGACCTATGCCAACACTCCGGAAGGGATGCGCTATGAAACCGTTTGGCGCCTGAGCCGCAAGGCACTCGGCAGCTATCACAACCACAACAACAATCCCATGCTGGACAACCTCTATCGCATCCTTTCGGTGACGTCCCCGGCTAAGGAAACGCTTGACGTCAACAACGAGGAAAGACCGAATGAGCAGGAAGAGGCTTACGAGGAAGATCTTTACGCCCATGATCTCCAGGAGGACTACATCGATGTCCCTTGTCCCAGCCACGAACATCCGCTCCTTATCATCCCCAAGAGATATCGGCGCCAACTTTTTGACGATCTGTTCGAAAACGATGAATTCAAATGGAGGCTTTTCACGGACAAGGCCTATGAATGGGTCTTCAGGGATAAGCCCTGCACCATTTGCAGCTCTCTTTATCAGGCCCTTCTCGGCAAGCTCCAAAGCCCGGAGGAGGTCTTCAAAATGGTGTATGTCCGACCCTATCATTTCAACCGGCGGCTCGGGCAAGGCATCAGCGTGTTCAACCCGGGGGACAAGCCCATGCGACAGTCCACCATGACCAACCCCATGCTTCAGCGGCGCATCAACGAAATTCTCAGAGACAGCAACCAGGTGAACTACATTTTTTCACGATATGCCAAAACCAACAACGGCATCTATGCCCTGATGGACATCAAGTCTCACAACGTCGAACGACTGATGGAACTCCACAACATTATCAGCGAGGGAATCCACAAGGTCGAGGATATCGAGGAGAACGTCAACTCTCTCTTCTTCGCCCTCATGAATCCCGAGGACAAAAAGAACATCCACGGGCTGCAGTCGTTTTCCGACCGTATCGAGTATATCCAGATCCTGTACGTTCTGGACCTGAACACCGAGGTTGAAATATATAAAAATATCTTCGGAAAGCAAATCGTCGACAGCTTTCTACCCAGAGTGCTCCATAATTTTGCACGGGTGATCATCTCGTCGCGCCTCAATCAAAAATCAGAGGCTCTCCTGGAATGGATCGGCGATCCGAGCAAATACCGTCTCTACTGCGACCCGAACCTCCACCTTCTCAAGATGGAAATCTATACCGGGTACATCCCCAAATGGCTGTCGGATGAGGACCGCAAGAGCTTCACCGCCAAGGTCCGCCGCAAAATACTTGCCGAATCGGAAACCGAAGGTAAAAAAGGCTTCTCAGGTCGCGATTCCATAAAAATATTCAATGAATTCTATTCCTCCAGTGCCCGTACAGACAAACTGATCAATATGTCGACCCTGTGCAATTATTTTACAAAGATCCGCGCTGATCTGAGCGAATCCATCCCCCCGGGGTTTCTCGAATCCCTTCTCAGGATGTATGACTATACCGTCCTTCATGAGGTCAAAGAGTCCCTCTACAACTATAATGAAGCCCAGATCTCCAGGGATATTCAGAATTATCTGTTCGCCGTCAATTTTGAACTCGGCGTCAAAGAAACCTGCCCTTACACGGGCGAACATCTCGAAATCACGGACGAGTTTCTCTGGGGAATTGAAAACCGTCTGCTCGGCGGAAACGTCTCCGACGCCAGGCGGAAGGAATTCCGCTCCGAGACTCAAAAGATCTATGCGGCAAAAACCCTGACACAGGAAATTCTTCTGGAAGGCACCCCCATCGTTGATACTCAACTTTACCAGGACCTTTACGAGCGATATGTCTATACCCTGAAAGAGAAGGTCCTCGACCCGTTCCTCAAAAATGAAAACTTCCGCCAGGCCATCAAGGATTACGGCAAGGATGCGTTCAAAACCTACGACAAGCGTATCCGAGAGGACGTGACGTTTCTGATGAACAATCTCTCTAAAAAATCCAGATATACCGAGCAAGGCGCCAAGGAGGTCTGTATGTATGTGATCGACAACAATCTGGCCTCGAAATTCAGCAATCCCTAA
- a CDS encoding LysM peptidoglycan-binding domain-containing protein, translated as MRNIIIFVSVLIFAGVTGCAIEHQSFPAKAARPHPESPHPTGSDSSGTIAGGSGPGSLALPETESDTEPASEAKPQRIPSLDAHHVKTDTNKSNIIHTVEPGETLSQIAVHYYGSCKDELLHLLKSINEIHETDSLQAGRQLILPLPAVDGGIPPVLTTTSATCANGSPKSGQSTDSPGKDATAVDKRSGMARENGEEAPDPFNDQMAKGLVALKKRDYRTAHRAFSAAAEGHRKDSRCSKYLKEIEAIANHHFENGLSFYRKRNYVGAIAEIEKACIPPLEVQTTEYLFKSHFEIAMKKFLRYRRTGNKRDFDQAQNSLNRARAYQASCTGCNDYEEIFKKTHYNNGIKYFTGDNGEGMDKAVEEWEKVRFIDPGYKDVTENIDQAQFLLKKLRNLKKVS; from the coding sequence ATGAGAAATATAATTATATTTGTATCCGTGCTGATTTTTGCAGGAGTGACGGGATGTGCGATCGAACATCAATCCTTCCCGGCAAAAGCTGCGCGACCACATCCCGAAAGCCCCCACCCGACGGGGAGTGACAGTAGCGGAACAATCGCCGGCGGGAGCGGTCCCGGCAGCCTCGCCCTGCCTGAAACCGAATCCGATACAGAGCCGGCGAGCGAGGCAAAGCCTCAACGCATTCCCTCGCTCGATGCGCATCATGTAAAAACAGACACCAACAAAAGCAACATTATTCATACGGTCGAGCCAGGGGAGACGCTATCACAGATTGCGGTACACTATTACGGTAGCTGCAAGGACGAACTGCTCCATCTTTTAAAAAGTATCAATGAAATCCATGAAACGGATTCCCTGCAAGCCGGCCGGCAGCTCATCCTTCCGCTGCCGGCTGTCGACGGAGGTATCCCCCCGGTCCTGACGACAACTTCCGCCACATGCGCCAACGGTTCACCCAAATCAGGGCAATCCACAGACAGTCCGGGAAAAGACGCTACTGCCGTAGACAAACGGAGCGGAATGGCCCGTGAAAACGGGGAAGAGGCTCCTGATCCATTCAACGATCAGATGGCGAAAGGTCTTGTTGCTCTAAAAAAAAGGGACTATCGCACAGCCCACAGGGCCTTCTCGGCCGCTGCCGAAGGCCATCGGAAAGACAGCCGATGCTCGAAATATCTCAAAGAAATCGAGGCAATTGCAAATCATCACTTTGAAAATGGGCTGAGTTTTTACAGAAAAAGAAATTATGTCGGCGCTATTGCGGAAATCGAGAAAGCATGTATTCCGCCGTTGGAGGTTCAGACAACCGAATACCTCTTTAAATCCCATTTCGAGATTGCAATGAAAAAATTCCTGCGTTACAGGCGCACAGGAAACAAAAGGGATTTCGACCAGGCGCAGAACAGTCTGAATCGGGCGCGAGCCTATCAGGCGTCCTGCACCGGATGCAATGATTATGAAGAAATTTTCAAGAAAACGCATTACAACAACGGGATAAAATATTTCACTGGAGATAATGGAGAAGGTATGGACAAGGCGGTCGAGGAATGGGAAAAGGTTCGATTTATCGATCCCGGGTACAAGGACGTCACCGAAAACATCGACCAAGCCCAATTTCTGCTGAAAAAATTGAGGAATTTGAAAAAAGTATCCTGA
- a CDS encoding adenylate/guanylate cyclase domain-containing protein, whose protein sequence is MKKNQEQQLLFGQLLMEKNIITETQLQEALDIQKNDGATLNDSTYLGQILVRLGYATEKDVVSVVNEQQNHSIKSFSENAQSQIEHHPRTSGKRFRSLKIPIWLQLSIITTVLISVAIFTLYLFTVDLQNRQLFRQALLIGRVSLNYFVNNARILLLEDNNDLRLNTLITEASAVEGIVYAIILDRDKIIKAHTDHTRIGETLKMAPFLSSGIQEGDVTYFDYYSEAEEHILNLSRTVIMKDEALGEVHVGISLDFIDLTIREKTRDILLISLVIIGLGIITAVYYSIRFSRPLVKLVQAFNEISVGNYQHKIKTIRNDEFGNIAMSFNAMSRELWLKSVMQRSFGKYVGNEVLELILDNPESDWLKGRRRKATVLFTDVRGFTSYSKVREPEEIVDHLNTYFEIATKIINQHGGYVDKFIGDAVMGIFGVPVSQKDHIVRAVQAALDMQRIFLEKNRSHEDTLLNKIGISIDTGVVLSGNIGSHVKMEYTVIGDTVNMASRLNGLSGPGEIVISKAVYAHMKDTLDVVLLKPRKIKGKLSPIKAYRILNIKSKEAA, encoded by the coding sequence ATGAAAAAAAACCAGGAACAGCAGCTGCTTTTCGGCCAACTGCTCATGGAAAAAAACATCATCACCGAGACGCAGCTCCAAGAAGCCCTTGATATTCAGAAAAACGACGGCGCAACGTTGAACGATTCGACATATCTCGGACAAATCCTTGTTCGTCTGGGCTATGCCACAGAAAAGGATGTCGTAAGCGTCGTCAACGAACAACAGAACCATTCCATCAAATCCTTTTCCGAAAACGCCCAGAGTCAGATCGAACACCACCCCCGAACGTCCGGAAAGCGTTTCCGGAGTCTCAAAATTCCCATATGGCTTCAGCTCTCCATCATCACGACGGTACTCATATCCGTCGCCATATTCACCCTTTACCTCTTTACTGTAGACCTTCAGAACCGACAACTTTTTCGGCAAGCCCTTCTCATCGGCAGAGTGAGCCTCAACTATTTTGTCAACAACGCGAGAATACTTCTCCTCGAGGATAACAACGATCTTCGACTGAACACGCTGATCACCGAAGCGTCCGCAGTGGAAGGCATTGTCTACGCCATTATCCTCGACCGGGACAAGATCATCAAGGCCCACACCGATCATACCCGGATCGGCGAAACCTTAAAGATGGCGCCATTTCTCAGCAGCGGCATCCAGGAAGGGGATGTGACCTATTTCGACTATTATTCGGAAGCAGAGGAGCACATCCTCAACCTGAGCCGCACCGTCATCATGAAAGACGAGGCACTGGGAGAGGTCCACGTCGGCATATCACTGGATTTCATCGACCTGACCATCCGTGAAAAAACCCGTGACATCCTCCTTATCAGTTTGGTGATCATCGGGCTCGGCATCATTACGGCGGTCTACTACAGCATCCGTTTTTCACGCCCCCTGGTAAAGCTGGTCCAAGCCTTCAATGAAATCAGCGTCGGCAATTACCAGCACAAGATCAAGACCATCCGAAACGATGAATTCGGAAATATCGCAATGTCGTTCAATGCCATGAGCCGGGAGCTGTGGCTGAAATCGGTCATGCAACGATCCTTCGGTAAATATGTCGGGAACGAGGTTCTGGAGCTGATCCTGGACAATCCGGAAAGTGACTGGCTAAAGGGCAGACGGCGGAAAGCGACGGTGCTTTTCACGGATGTCCGGGGATTTACGTCCTACTCGAAGGTTCGTGAGCCCGAGGAAATCGTTGATCACCTCAACACGTACTTCGAAATCGCCACAAAAATCATCAACCAGCACGGCGGGTATGTCGACAAGTTCATCGGTGACGCCGTCATGGGGATCTTCGGCGTTCCGGTTTCCCAAAAGGATCACATCGTCCGTGCGGTGCAGGCGGCCCTTGACATGCAACGGATATTTCTTGAAAAAAACCGATCCCATGAAGACACCCTTCTGAATAAGATCGGCATCAGTATCGATACCGGCGTGGTGCTGTCGGGAAACATCGGCTCCCATGTCAAAATGGAGTACACGGTAATCGGCGACACCGTCAACATGGCATCCCGATTGAATGGGCTCTCGGGCCCGGGGGAGATCGTCATCAGCAAGGCCGTATACGCACATATGAAGGACACTTTGGACGTGGTTCTTCTCAAGCCTCGGAAGATCAAAGGGAAACTTTCCCCCATTAAAGCCTACCGCATCCTGAACATCAAGTCGAAGGAGGCAGCATGA
- a CDS encoding TIGR00725 family protein — protein MNISPEKPLGNPMIVGVMGGADVDPTVLKNAHELGMRIAREGWVLLNGGRNAGVMNASAQGAREAGGIVVGILPDNHCRQMSPYVTIPIVTGMGSARNAVNALSSHVVVACPGGPGTISEIALALKAGRCVILLDFELRGIFERAEQEGRLRQAKTPRAVIEIIRSEVS, from the coding sequence ATGAACATCTCTCCCGAGAAACCCCTCGGAAACCCGATGATCGTCGGTGTCATGGGGGGTGCCGACGTCGACCCGACGGTCCTGAAAAACGCGCATGAACTGGGCATGCGGATCGCCCGTGAAGGTTGGGTGCTCTTGAACGGGGGCAGGAACGCAGGGGTCATGAACGCTTCGGCTCAAGGCGCACGGGAGGCCGGAGGGATCGTTGTCGGCATCCTCCCCGACAATCACTGCAGACAGATGTCTCCCTACGTCACCATTCCCATCGTCACCGGCATGGGAAGCGCCCGGAACGCCGTCAACGCGCTTTCGAGCCATGTTGTCGTCGCTTGCCCGGGCGGCCCCGGGACGATTTCGGAGATCGCCCTGGCGCTGAAGGCCGGGCGCTGCGTCATTCTACTGGATTTTGAACTTCGGGGAATTTTTGAACGTGCTGAACAGGAAGGCCGACTCCGACAAGCCAAAACCCCCAGAGCGGTCATCGAAATCATCAGATCCGAAGTATCATGA
- the ispD gene encoding 2-C-methyl-D-erythritol 4-phosphate cytidylyltransferase — MMRTAAIIVAGGRGLRMKSDLRKQYLVFGGRSILSHTLAAFLTCPDVHRIFLVIPEADEAYCRDHILADFPDDCAIVDLVSGGVERQESVYNGLEAAMGLADIVAIHDGVRPFVQPDLITRCLAGAKAYGACVPGVPAVDTLKTVDNDITIEKTLDRRKVWCAQTPQAFRYDLIWAAHESARSAGVVETDDAALLERLGRPVRMIPGSRYNLKITTPEDLALASAVLALAASRKNRTKS, encoded by the coding sequence ATGATGCGAACGGCGGCAATTATTGTCGCCGGTGGGCGAGGACTGCGCATGAAGAGCGATTTGCGAAAGCAGTATCTCGTCTTTGGCGGCCGGTCGATTCTGAGTCATACACTGGCGGCTTTTCTGACATGTCCAGACGTCCATCGTATTTTTCTCGTGATCCCGGAAGCCGATGAGGCCTACTGTCGAGACCATATTCTGGCGGATTTTCCCGATGACTGTGCGATCGTCGACCTGGTATCGGGCGGTGTCGAACGTCAGGAATCGGTTTACAACGGGCTCGAAGCCGCGATGGGGTTGGCCGATATCGTCGCCATCCATGACGGGGTCCGGCCTTTCGTTCAACCGGATCTCATCACCCGGTGTCTCGCGGGGGCCAAGGCTTATGGCGCCTGTGTTCCGGGCGTTCCGGCGGTGGATACCCTCAAAACGGTGGACAACGACATCACCATCGAGAAAACCCTGGATCGGAGAAAGGTCTGGTGTGCCCAAACACCCCAGGCCTTTCGATACGACCTCATTTGGGCGGCTCATGAATCGGCCCGATCCGCGGGAGTGGTGGAAACCGATGACGCCGCACTTCTGGAGCGTTTGGGACGGCCGGTTCGGATGATCCCGGGGTCTCGCTATAACCTGAAGATTACCACGCCCGAGGATCTGGCACTGGCCTCCGCCGTCCTCGCCTTGGCCGCTTCCCGAAAAAATCGCACGAAATCATGA
- a CDS encoding HPr family phosphocarrier protein, which produces MTGAEKNTGSHSFTEKVHLFSRDYLKCCLFILGPGSPNKGYVFTKKLFSKLIGTSQVLEDFLDFHGAKNNKDWYLYRELSAAVRHLSLGGYSQKHILNRLVCYDLPEDDAFERDGRVTLDFLTRSLIKIAPIILDEARRLGIPIPEDEFDGSEFPGIVTGTGLEYNIDDEKKKQPKNYIVKISSEFLNISKHFDQYTFFEPFDVHRIRSLVPEVINEVEVRRYEMLVHNLQSSFDTYVIHGGYVHGRRQLKTLRSHFSVVFHLLQSMGRFLHFYERHLHEAGYRDIYKKVRNQLSFLVDPDILLDRTINYGLFWVCHFLSNGKEIAQAVLNENIDRDVIQVGVPVPRGFHSRPSLLVAKIVQHYGGKVELCAGEGRFDASSVLDIQWAGGKIQNENITHVKFEGDARSLRDLKVLANSNYGEDTMGNGIPLPRELGYLHE; this is translated from the coding sequence ATGACCGGCGCAGAAAAGAATACCGGGAGTCATTCCTTTACCGAAAAGGTTCACCTTTTTTCACGCGACTACCTCAAATGCTGTCTGTTCATTTTGGGACCGGGATCTCCGAACAAAGGATACGTGTTCACCAAGAAACTGTTTTCCAAACTCATCGGTACCTCGCAGGTGTTGGAGGATTTTCTCGATTTTCACGGTGCCAAAAACAACAAGGATTGGTATCTCTACCGTGAACTCTCCGCCGCCGTGAGGCACCTCAGTCTGGGCGGGTATTCTCAGAAGCACATTCTGAACCGGCTCGTCTGCTACGACCTGCCGGAGGACGATGCTTTTGAAAGGGATGGACGGGTGACGCTCGATTTTTTGACTCGATCCCTCATCAAGATCGCGCCGATCATCCTGGACGAAGCCAGGCGTCTGGGTATCCCCATACCTGAGGATGAGTTCGACGGATCCGAGTTCCCGGGGATCGTCACTGGAACGGGTTTGGAATACAATATCGACGACGAAAAAAAAAAACAGCCCAAAAATTATATCGTCAAGATTTCGAGCGAATTTCTCAACATCAGCAAACACTTTGACCAGTATACCTTTTTCGAGCCGTTCGATGTGCATCGTATACGCAGCCTGGTACCTGAAGTGATCAACGAGGTGGAGGTGAGACGTTACGAGATGCTTGTGCACAACCTTCAATCCTCCTTTGACACCTACGTCATTCACGGGGGCTATGTCCACGGTAGGCGGCAGCTCAAAACGCTCCGCAGTCATTTCTCCGTGGTGTTCCACCTGCTTCAGAGTATGGGGCGGTTTCTGCACTTTTACGAACGGCATCTTCACGAAGCGGGATACCGGGACATTTACAAGAAGGTTCGCAATCAACTCTCCTTTCTGGTGGATCCCGATATCTTGTTGGACCGAACCATCAACTACGGCCTTTTTTGGGTGTGCCATTTTCTCTCCAACGGGAAGGAAATCGCGCAGGCGGTGCTGAACGAGAATATCGATCGGGACGTCATTCAGGTGGGCGTTCCGGTGCCCAGAGGCTTTCATAGTCGTCCGAGCCTTCTGGTGGCTAAAATTGTTCAGCATTACGGGGGCAAGGTGGAACTTTGCGCCGGGGAGGGCCGCTTTGATGCCAGCAGTGTTCTGGATATCCAGTGGGCGGGCGGCAAAATTCAGAACGAGAACATCACGCATGTCAAGTTCGAAGGGGACGCCCGATCGCTCAGGGACCTCAAGGTCCTCGCAAACTCCAACTACGGCGAGGACACCATGGGCAACGGGATTCCTCTGCCGCGGGAACTTGGGTATCTCCATGAATAG
- a CDS encoding SufD family Fe-S cluster assembly protein, with translation MLLIEDLRVEIGGKPISKNTNENFSGFVPGVGMPHEFAADKIDQREIAYLMARGVDEEEAVSTIARGFLNVDIEGLPAGLREKPDKAVSETLKDLM, from the coding sequence ATGCTGTTGATTGAAGATTTGCGGGTTGAAATCGGTGGGAAACCGATTTCGAAAAATACAAACGAAAATTTTTCAGGGTTTGTCCCGGGAGTCGGGATGCCCCATGAATTCGCCGCGGACAAGATCGATCAGCGAGAGATCGCGTATCTGATGGCCCGGGGTGTCGATGAGGAGGAGGCTGTTTCGACGATCGCCAGAGGGTTTTTAAATGTTGACATCGAAGGGCTTCCCGCAGGATTGCGGGAAAAACCGGACAAGGCCGTTTCGGAAACCCTGAAGGATCTGATGTAG
- a CDS encoding zinc ribbon domain-containing protein gives MDVKEQIDILVALQKNDTDADQVRKLLSGIAEKQRHLEKELTAAVSAKDAAAADLEGFRKSYRLLESDAKVNLELIRKSKSRLPGVKSNKEYQALLRQVEETEKKNSRIEDEMLAILDRIEAGEQVLEERKQDCLRAENAFETEKLRLVVETEKEETHLAELAEKRNQIAAAAPPDLMKIFMSTRKMVDGPMIVPVRGNTCEGCNINIPPQMANDLRRFESLNFCPFCNRIIYWEGPRD, from the coding sequence ATGGACGTAAAAGAACAGATTGATATTCTGGTGGCGCTCCAAAAGAACGATACGGACGCCGATCAGGTTCGAAAGCTGCTTTCGGGAATTGCCGAAAAACAGCGGCATCTGGAAAAGGAGCTCACCGCCGCTGTTTCGGCCAAGGATGCCGCAGCCGCTGATCTGGAAGGATTTCGCAAATCTTATCGACTACTTGAATCCGACGCCAAGGTTAATCTCGAACTGATTCGGAAAAGCAAGAGCCGATTGCCGGGCGTCAAAAGCAACAAAGAGTATCAGGCGTTGCTCAGACAGGTTGAGGAGACGGAGAAAAAAAACAGCCGCATAGAAGATGAAATGCTCGCCATCCTCGATCGGATCGAGGCGGGGGAACAGGTGCTTGAGGAGCGGAAACAAGACTGTCTGCGTGCTGAGAATGCCTTTGAAACGGAAAAGCTTCGGCTGGTAGTGGAGACCGAAAAGGAGGAAACGCATCTGGCCGAACTTGCGGAGAAACGGAACCAAATCGCCGCTGCCGCACCCCCGGATCTGATGAAGATATTTATGAGCACCCGGAAGATGGTGGATGGCCCCATGATTGTTCCGGTGAGAGGCAATACCTGCGAGGGCTGCAATATCAATATTCCTCCGCAGATGGCCAATGACCTCAGACGATTCGAAAGCTTGAATTTCTGCCCTTTTTGTAATAGAATTATATATTGGGAAGGACCTCGGGATTAA
- a CDS encoding Nif3-like dinuclear metal center hexameric protein, whose translation MTVTVADLIDIMDQIAPPDLAEEWDNAGLQIGRKDWPVKRVWVSLDPIPLVVSAACDAGIDLLITHHPLIFKAPKSIDFATPLGRIIQQSACCRLSIYSAHTNLDAAADGINDILADQLKMTDTIPLVEGSAGTGTGIGRVGTLARPTTLGALAREIKETIKVPALKYTGSKDLPVRRAAVCSGSGSSLMGAFFASGADVYVSGDLKYHDARDVEAAGLGLIDVGHFASEHLIVDILVERLTAEAKKRSMPLSIEACPLETDPFVSI comes from the coding sequence ATGACCGTTACTGTAGCCGATCTGATCGATATCATGGATCAGATCGCACCGCCGGATCTGGCGGAGGAATGGGACAATGCCGGACTTCAGATCGGCCGAAAGGATTGGCCGGTAAAGCGCGTCTGGGTTTCACTGGATCCGATCCCATTGGTGGTATCCGCTGCCTGCGATGCCGGTATCGACCTTCTCATCACACATCATCCCCTGATTTTCAAAGCTCCAAAATCAATCGATTTCGCAACACCTTTAGGACGGATCATCCAGCAGTCGGCATGTTGCCGACTGAGTATCTATTCCGCCCACACCAATCTGGATGCCGCGGCCGACGGTATCAATGATATCCTTGCCGACCAGTTGAAAATGACGGATACGATCCCCCTTGTAGAGGGATCCGCGGGAACGGGTACCGGCATCGGTCGGGTGGGTACCCTTGCCCGGCCCACGACTCTCGGTGCGCTTGCCCGGGAAATCAAGGAGACGATCAAGGTGCCGGCGTTGAAATATACCGGGTCCAAAGACTTGCCTGTTCGTCGGGCGGCGGTATGTTCCGGAAGCGGATCGAGCCTTATGGGGGCGTTTTTTGCTTCGGGAGCCGATGTCTATGTGAGTGGAGATCTGAAATATCACGATGCCCGGGATGTCGAAGCCGCCGGATTGGGCTTGATTGACGTGGGGCACTTCGCTTCGGAGCACCTCATCGTGGATATCCTCGTGGAACGGTTGACGGCGGAGGCGAAAAAACGATCGATGCCCCTTTCGATCGAGGCATGTCCTCTGGAAACGGATCCCTTTGTCTCTATCTGA